A stretch of Zymoseptoria tritici IPO323 chromosome 1, whole genome shotgun sequence DNA encodes these proteins:
- a CDS encoding 60S ribosomal protein L14, which yields MGDVDVTASNWRQVEVGRVVLFYSGPYAGRTAAIVQIIDHKRVLVDGPSSKAELAVARHATPLSAVSLTNIVIPKLPRAAGSAALKKQWDAAGVDEKWTGSSYAKKMEKASRRKKLNDFERFKVMRLRKQARFEVRKAIAQAKASA from the exons ATGGGTGACGTTGATGT AACCGCCAGCAACTGGAGACAGGTCGAGGTCGGCCGTGTCGTCCTTTTCTACTCCGGCCCATACGCCGGCAGGACCGCTGCCATCGTTCAGATCATCGACCACAAGCGC GTCCTTGTGGACGGCCCATCTTCCAAGGCTGAACTCGCCGTCGCACGCCACGCCACTCCTCTTTCCGCCGTCTCCCTCACCAACATCGTCATTCCCAAGCTCCCAAGAGCTGCTGGATCCGCCGCGCTGAAGAAGCAATGGGACGCCGCTGGTGTGGATGAGAAGTGGACTGGAAGCTCCTAcgcgaagaagatggagaaggcatcgcggaggaagaagttgaACGATTTCGAGCGCTTCAAGGTCATGCGCTTGAGGAAGCAG GCTCGCTTCGAGGTCCGCAAGGCCATCGCTCAGGCCAAGGCCAGCGCATAA
- a CDS encoding F1F0 ATP synthase subunit d, which yields MAATRSAALKIDWANLGAKLGLRGKTAAALSDFKKRNDDARRKVQVLSEQSQTVDFSQYRSILKNQDVINDIEKQFTSFQPKKYDVQRQLKAIEAFEAQAIKSAEETKGKVDAELKDLDKTLENIQSARPFDELTVDDVAAARSDIDKRTEQLISKGRWMVPGYQEKFGNLSAI from the exons ATGGCGGCCACG CGTTCTGCCGCGCTCAAGATCGACTGGGCCAACCTTGGTGCCAAACTGGGCCTCCGAGGCAAGACTGCCGCCGCGCTGTCCGATTTCAAGAAGCGCAACGATGATGCGCGCCGCAAGGTTCAGGTGCTCTCCGAGCAGTCCCAAACTGTCGACTTCTCCCAATACCGCAGCATCCTCAAGAACCAGGACGTGAtcaacgacatcgagaagcAATTCACGTCATTCCAGCCGAAGAAGTACGACGTGCAGAGGCAGCTCAAGGCCATTGAGGCTTTCGAGGCTCAGGCTATCAAGAGCGCCGAGGAGACCAAGGGCAAGGTGGATGCTGAACTGAAGGACCTGGACAAGACATTGGAGAACATTCAATCCGCTCGTCCATTCGACGAGCTCACAGTG GACGACGTCGCCGCTGCTCGCTCAGATATCGACAAGCGCACCGAACAGCTCATTTCCAAGGGCCGATGGATGGTCCCGGGCTACCAG GAGAAATTCGGCAACCTTTCTGCGATCTAA